The Nitrospirales bacterium genome includes a window with the following:
- a CDS encoding GMC family oxidoreductase N-terminal domain-containing protein, translating to MSEHDKQSEMLNSDLTRRSFGKRCAAFMSTVVAFLSGCSFLGGRGTSQPPRAGITCADPVGGTQDYEYIVVGSGAGGGPLAANLAKAGHRVLLLEAGKGGDVPGQDSLIYQVPAFHGLASEEPSQSWDFFVRHYESEGRQARDDKYFKDKDGVLYPRAGTLGGCTAHHAMITIYPHKSDWDDLATLTGDASWSDDNMRKYFERLERCQYVDEPGEGNDNPTRHGFDGWLTTVTADPKLVVGDRSLKKLIKATLTESIFNVNGFKGFISRVKLKLKGHLDPNDWRWRQAGKSPEGLVFTPLSVNEGKRVGTREYIRTVQQACPNNLTVKTGALVARVLFEEDADGRKRATGVEYLEGPHLYRADPRVNPTPNAGIRTTVQCTREVILSGGAFNTPQMLMLSGIGPKSELAKHGIDVQVDLPGVGRNLQDRYEVGIVSEMKKDFSILEGGTFAPPGPDEAPDPILQDWKKGQGVYTTNGAVLSLIKRSDASRPDPDLFIFGLVGYFRGYYPGYSKDAAMNKNYFTWAVLKAHTQNRGGVVRLRSNDPRDTPDINFRYFDEGTAGWEEDLDSVVDGIKTARRIMQRADSVVERELIPGPEHDNDERLRQFVKDNAWGHHASCTCKIGPTDDPMAVVDGNFRVHGTANLRVVDASVFPRIPGFFIVTSVYMISEKATDVILEEAKHAT from the coding sequence ATGAGCGAGCACGATAAACAATCGGAAATGCTGAACTCAGACTTGACGCGTCGGAGCTTTGGAAAGCGCTGTGCTGCCTTTATGTCCACGGTCGTGGCGTTTCTCAGTGGATGTTCGTTCTTGGGAGGGCGTGGGACCTCACAGCCGCCAAGGGCAGGGATTACCTGCGCCGACCCTGTCGGGGGAACACAAGATTATGAGTACATCGTCGTAGGGTCGGGTGCTGGAGGCGGGCCACTTGCCGCGAATCTCGCCAAGGCCGGTCATCGGGTCTTACTCCTTGAAGCGGGTAAGGGGGGAGACGTTCCAGGGCAAGATTCGCTCATTTATCAAGTCCCGGCATTCCATGGGTTAGCTTCGGAAGAACCTTCTCAGTCTTGGGACTTCTTTGTCCGGCATTACGAATCGGAAGGGAGGCAAGCGCGTGATGACAAGTACTTCAAGGACAAGGATGGCGTCTTGTACCCTCGGGCAGGAACGCTTGGGGGCTGTACCGCTCATCATGCCATGATCACCATCTATCCGCATAAGAGTGACTGGGACGATCTGGCCACGCTCACGGGAGATGCGTCGTGGTCGGATGACAACATGCGAAAGTATTTTGAGAGACTTGAGCGATGTCAATATGTCGATGAACCAGGAGAAGGAAATGACAATCCTACTCGTCATGGGTTCGATGGGTGGTTGACGACTGTGACAGCCGATCCCAAGCTGGTCGTGGGAGATCGTTCTCTCAAAAAGCTCATTAAAGCGACTTTGACTGAGTCTATTTTTAACGTCAACGGGTTCAAGGGGTTTATCAGCCGGGTGAAATTGAAACTCAAAGGCCACCTCGACCCGAATGATTGGCGTTGGCGGCAAGCAGGAAAAAGTCCGGAAGGGCTCGTGTTCACGCCCCTCTCTGTGAATGAAGGCAAGCGAGTCGGGACCAGAGAATATATTCGAACCGTGCAGCAAGCCTGTCCCAACAATCTGACCGTCAAGACAGGGGCACTGGTGGCCCGAGTGCTGTTTGAGGAAGACGCTGATGGCAGGAAAAGAGCAACCGGTGTGGAATATTTGGAAGGCCCGCATCTCTATCGAGCGGACCCTCGAGTCAATCCTACCCCGAATGCGGGCATCCGAACGACCGTCCAATGCACTCGGGAAGTGATTCTGTCGGGCGGAGCTTTCAACACGCCGCAAATGTTGATGTTGTCGGGAATCGGACCAAAATCCGAGCTAGCCAAGCACGGTATCGATGTGCAGGTCGATCTCCCCGGAGTGGGTCGAAATCTTCAAGACCGGTATGAAGTCGGAATTGTCAGTGAAATGAAGAAGGATTTTTCCATCCTTGAAGGCGGAACATTCGCCCCACCCGGTCCTGACGAGGCGCCAGACCCGATATTGCAAGATTGGAAGAAAGGCCAAGGAGTCTACACGACCAATGGCGCTGTCCTGTCGCTCATCAAGCGTTCCGACGCGAGCCGTCCGGACCCCGACCTGTTTATCTTCGGACTGGTCGGCTATTTTCGAGGGTATTACCCGGGGTACTCCAAAGATGCAGCCATGAATAAAAATTACTTTACGTGGGCGGTACTCAAAGCCCACACGCAGAACCGGGGTGGCGTAGTGAGGCTGCGTTCGAACGACCCGAGGGACACCCCCGACATTAATTTTCGCTATTTTGACGAAGGTACCGCGGGGTGGGAAGAAGACCTGGATTCGGTCGTGGACGGTATCAAGACTGCGCGACGGATTATGCAACGGGCGGACAGTGTCGTGGAAAGAGAGTTGATTCCCGGGCCTGAGCATGACAACGACGAACGCCTCCGGCAATTCGTGAAAGACAACGCCTGGGGCCATCATGCTTCATGTACATGCAAAATTGGGCCAACAGATGATCCAATGGCCGTCGTGGATGGCAATTTCCGGGTCCATGGCACGGCGAATTTGCGGGTGGTCGATGCCTCGGTGTTTCCCAGAATTCCTGGGTTTTTTATCGTGACTTCGGTGTATAT